The window ttgtgttttgttattttccactacttgtgtttcatttcatcaaattgttATTTAACAGCTTTTTCTAATCTGTGTTTCATATGTGACTCAGAAGGTACGTTACTGAAGTGTCAGCGTCGTTTCATTGTCTTGATATTTGTGCATCGGATGTGAGTCTGACCTCCATCATCTCTCTCATCGTCTTCTTTATGTTTGTTCCTGTTTATTTGCAATTATTCATgtgtcatgttgttgtttttttcattctctctGCCTTCATGTAACCCTACTAAGCACTGCCatcttgtcttttttgttttgttttgtttaatagAAAACTACCTCTAACAAAACCAGTAAAGGGAAACAGGAGATAAGTCCTGCATGTGAGTCCCGTACTCCGCAGCCTTCTCACAAGATAAAGCTCCGTGGACCAAAGCATTTCCTCGCCTCTCGCAAATGTGGATACTTTGTAGGTCTactgtgtttttagtttttttctattcaaacagggattttgaaatcactgatttaatTTACATTCTAAATGTGCTTTTGCATTTGTGGCTTTATGTTTGTGGCTTGCTTTGGATGTTTTGTGCTCTAAAGGTTGATTTTCTTCTCAACATATTATTTTATAAATTAGAAGCATTTATAAGCAAGCCAAAGTAattaagaaatgaaaaaaagattaTAACAATATTATATTTTAACATTCAGTCAGCTAAATTGTGTATTTTAGATAACAAACATAATTTCTTTCGGGTTATGAGACATCAACAGACGTTAAAGGTTTTCTGCTTTGACTgatttaattttgtgttttgcagcTAAAAGACCACAAAGGCAAAGATGGGACAGATAAGCCTGTTTTGAGCCCAAAGGGTCAGAAAGCTCAAAAGAAGATGAAGCCTCCAGATACATCAGGTGCTGAGATCAACATGTCGTCGCCTCTACCGACACCTGTGTCTTATTGGACGTGTAAATAATCAGAGACACAGCCGCAGCGACTGTAAACACACTAACGTGTCCTCTATATGAGGGACATCTCACTGTATGGGGATGATATAGTCTTACATGTATCCGTAGCCTGCGGGCATTTATAGTTTGACACAGAAACCAAGATCAGAAAGTCAGTGTGAAATATTTGCCAGCCTCGTGTTACAACGtttcacagaaacacattcaatGTTTATGTGTCTTGAACATTCACAGGAAAGCTGCGGAGAGTGTTTGAGATGTTTTGTGACACTGACTTGAATTGTTTTGGAATTTTCCGTCAGATAATATCCCCTTGAAGAAGCAGGCGCTGCTTCTTGAAGAGGTGCAGAAACTTAACCGGGAGAACGCCGAGAAATCGGGCCAGCAGCTCGGCCCCGGCCGCTTAGGCCTGGAGGCCGGCGAGTCCCCGAAAGATCAACAGCCTGACGCCTCCACCTCCAGTCTGCTGGATCGTCCAAttaagaagcaggaggaggctgaggtgattagtgaggaagaggaggaggaggaggaggaagaggtggaggaggaagacgaggaggtgGAAGAGGCTGTTGGAGAAaaggtggaggagaaaaaggCAGCAGTTCCAGAGATTGACTCCAAGGacgaagagaagcagagagacgaAGAAAAGCTTAAAGTCCAAGcggagaaacaggaagtgcgaACGTCACCTGCTGTTGCTGAAGAAAAAGCTAAAGCTTCAGAGCTGCCTGAGAAGGAAACACCTGCTCCAAGGTACGAAGAGCATAAACATTGTGACAGGTAACCGTTGAGTGGGTTTATTTTGTTATGATGAATATGGATTGGGGATAAATCATCTGATCTGAATGTGGGTTCAATTTTGAATGAAACTGACCAAGGAACTGCGGCTAAATGCTTGAACCACTAACTTCCTGCAGGatagaaacaacagaaaatgccACCGCTTCTCCGAAAGATGAAAACGACCACATACCAGAGGCCACCAGCGCAAATAGCAAATCCTTTGTGACGGAGGAACACTTTGTGGTGGAGGATCACACACAGAGCCTGGTGGCGAAGGCAGAAGACAAAGaggtggagaaagagagagaggaagagcagcgggaggaggaggaggaggaggaggaggaggaggagaagagacaaGACGACGAAGATGATGAGCAGAAGCTCGAGTCTGAGGGTTGGGCTGTCTTCAAGGCTGACGGAGTAGAATTCAAGTTGAACCTTAAACAGAGGGTTGAGggggagaggaaggaaaacagcGCCGAAAATAACGCCGAGAAGGACGAAGACGACGGTGCTGAGCGGTACTACATCGGTGAGTCACGAATTTGAAATTTCAGCCTATATTTTGTGATAAATACTATTTCAACATTAGAATGGCTAGAACAAACTGAATGGAATATaaacaataattaaaatcaCAGTCATGCTTTTCAAGTACTGGTAGTGAGACACTGATTCGTCTCACGCGCTTTGTGCTATACAGAAGACTTTAATTTGAtcatttctgctcaaaattGGGCTTTAAATCAAAAGTTAACTGCTTTTGGGAACTTTAGGACAACATTCCTGCCTGTGTTTTACATTGAAAGTCATGGTATATCTTTATATACAACCTGCAACTATTACACCAGTTATATTTGTATTATGTCATGGTAGCTTATTTTACCATAATAATATGTCAAGATTAGATTTGTTACATTCACTTACTTAACATTAGTGTGGAGCCTACCTATgactttttttaacttttgataTCTTCTCAAAAATACACGCAACACGTCGAATGAATTATGAAAGCAACAGATGCAATAGCTTAcactgtacatttttttctgttagatGACTTTCCAGAGCTGTGACACACTGCGTTGATGACTGATTCACTTCCTGATTTCAACTGAACTCTATTCAGGCGACTGTGTCTGTAGTTGATGTTTATGCAGCATGTTAGTGCACGACGTGTTAATTTGACCACGGCAGCCGTGCACCGCCTCGGTACCTCCAGCGTGGCTGATTATCACCGAGGCTCTTGCGTTCTCACGTTCCAGTTAACTTATTAACCCAGATCACGTCTCCGCTCTTCTTCTGTCGACCCTTCCGACCGCAGACACCACGTCTCCTCCGGCAGCTCCTTTCAATCACCGCATCGTGTCGGCCAGGCCCAGTCAGATCAGGAACTTCTACACCATCAACTGGCAGGAGGTCCTCGGAGGGTGAGCGCCTCATCAGTGCACAACCAACTGAGACATACTGATCAGAGAGTGCAGGAGGAACGTTCTCGCTTTGGCAGAAAATCAAACGTACCATTGCATAACCACCatcccaccacctcctcctggctctttttttttttttttttttttttttccttccccgaCGGTTCATAACTCCAGAGTCACGGGAGTTATTTTTACTTTGGAACTGACTGGTATGTGAAACTGTATCCTGGGTGCCAGCTGGTAGCTAATCACTAAGTGTTAATCCAAGTCTTCAAAGAGGAGACACAGCCCGGCtcagatttaatgaaataacagaTTAGGCACGACACTCTTCAAAAACATTCCCGTTTGATGGAAGATCACTTTTTGATTTGtcatgggaaaacacacacacacacacacacacacacacacaacgctcTCGGCGTCTCGTTTCACAACTGTTCCCGGAGTTGGCGTCTGCCGCAGAAATTTCTTACAAAGGCTTCTGTCTGCTTCTCCGTTTTAAGGGGTCGCTTTGGCCAGGTTCACAAGTGTGTGGAGAACTCCTCGGGACTCACTCTGGCAGCGAAGATCATCAAAGCCCGCAGTCAGAAAGAGAAGGTACAGTCCCGAACATAACACTGCGCCTGCGACGAATTAGTCCCTATTCTGAGAGGTGGTGCAGCGACACAAGTTATAAAAAGACGGGGGCACGGTTACACATAGTCTAATGCACTGAAAGGCCACATaggaaacagaagcagagggAATACTTCTCACCGAGGTGAGAAATGCTTGACCTAGAAGAGAAGATGCATTGTTTCTCCCAGCAGAGAACAGCTTACACTTCTCAtggtgtctgtctgtctgtctgtgttatCTACACTtgcgtgtctgtgtctgtgtctttgCGTGTGTTGGTCTGCTTCTGCACTTGTCTGCGCCTGTTGTTTTTGGTAGGAGGTGGTGAAGAATGAGATCCAGGTCATGAATAATCTGGACCATGCCAACCTGATCCAGCTCTATGCAGCTTATGAGTCAAGGAATGACATCATCCTTGTACTTGAATAGTATGATCCCTCTTTTATCCTTTCAGCTCATGTATTGATCTCTGTATAGCAGCATTTTCTAGTTAAATCTGTCGGAgtggagtctttttttttaaatattaaagtaagaatttattacatttttagttCAATTAGCTCAttatgtgaaaataaatgaaagcgTTTGATTCAAAATGATTCAGCTTTGTAGGAACATGTTCATAATTCTGCTGGTGTTTTTGCTTTGTCATCAGTGTTGGCGGAGGGGAGCTGTTTGACAGGATTATTGATGAAAACTACACCCTGATGGAGCTGGACGCTGTGGTGTTCATCAGGCAGATCTGCGAGGGCCTGCAGCACATGCACAAAATGTCCGTCCTGCATCTCGACCTAAAGGTAAATACTTGAAAACGCATGTACTTCCCCTCAAATTCTAACTGAATTCAATTAACTTCATGATTTATTCGGCTGATTTTAAACGGTcttgttctgttgttgttaCATTTCAGCCAGAGAACAttttgtgtgtgagcagagtcacaaacaaaatcaagatcATTGACTTTGGTCTTGCCAGGATGTAAGTGGTgatatttgtttctgttttgaggCAGTttcatggattaaaaaaaaaaatctctgacaTGAATTCAAATGATTTTCCCACTAAGATATAAACCCAGAGAGAAACTCAAAGTCAACTTCGGCACTCCGGAGTTCCTGGCCCCTGAAGTCATCAACTACGACTATGTGTCGTTCAACACAGACATGTGGAGCCTGGGCGTGATTACCTACATGCTGTAAGTAAAgatactctcacacacacacacacacacacacacacactgcaattgCAATGACACTCTGATTGTCCCGTTAGTCTGAGTGGTCTCTGTCCCTTCCTTGGAGACGACGACAACCAGACTCTGAACAACATCTTGGCCTGTCAGTGGAACTTCGAGGAGCAGGAGTTTATCGACACGTCTGAGGAAGCCAAAGACTTCatctccagacttcttcttGTAAACAGAAGGTATCATTGTCCTGTTTCTACCTGGCAATCCCTCATGACTCAGGATGAGTGCTAAAATATGATTCGAATAGATCGTTACTACACATTTAGCCATCCTGAATGTTGACGCCTTTTTAACTCAAACTTTGTCCCAGGCAACAGGTGCAGGAGCTACTCTACATTagttaaaaaagtaataatgaagaaaactgattttttttttcccaacatctGAGCCCCGTCACATCACATCACCACAGAACTCTGTAAAATCAgggtctctctgctgtgttttcccatCAGTTGGAGAATGGGGGCCTGCGAAGCGTTAAATCATCCCTGGCTCTCGGATGCAGTCCTTCATCACCGTCTTTACACAAAGGTACGAGTGTCACACAGAGCACGACAAACCTCACAAAGTTATTACATCCTAATAtccaaaaaaagaataattttcagtaatttttaattatttttttttcttttaattacattcatgtatttttttaatgaggaaatACTTCATTCACGTGGTTCAAACcaaaatgagaaagaaatttCATGTTGTCAAAAATGACATCTTGTGTCATTTGGCATTGCTGTTGTGATATTGTTAGTTATTATTTTTGCTTATTTTACAGAAAACTATGTGCAGATCACGGCGATCATCGTGTGTTCCCTCAACCGATTGTTGAGGTGGGTTCAAGGttgtttcttcctttctctACATTTTCCTTAATGTTTACATCCAGTGTTGCAGTGGATTCCTGCATTAAAACATTAACTCTAATTCATGAAAATCTAATTTACCAGTTTTGTGACAAGTAAGCCTCCATTAAttgtgaaacaggaaaaaaatttACAGAGAAGTGAATGTCTGTTGTCTCACTAAAGTTATCCACAAGGGGGAGCCATGCTTCAAAAGTTGTGCACAGACAGCTGTGAGTGACCTGCACGTGTCTTTCTAGACTCCCACACTGATGTGATGCCTCCATCTGTGGCCAATTGGACCAACCCTTCCGTCCATGCAAACCACCCGAATCCTCGTGCACGCACCTGGAATATGGACTGAAACTCTGTCGAGCCCACAAACCTTCTCGCCAACATGAGATCCACTGCGTTGTGTTAATGTGAACGGCATTTATCAATGAAACATGCTTGATAGTCTCAATACGCAATATATTCTCGAAAAATCAAATCACATAGTGAGAACGTCTCAGTGTTTAACGTTAGCAGAGTGTGGCGTTAGGAATGTTCAGGTATTACCGTGCTAAAGGGAAATGTTCACACAGCTGTTGAGTTTGTAGTTTTGTGGTGGTGTTTTACtgaactgtttttattttatatattttttttttttggtttccatCTTGGCATTTGAAAACGGTGCTAAAGTCACGTCGGTAGACACATATCGTCACATGCTCGAGATGAAGTGTGTGGCACTTTTCGAGGTTCAATGAGCACAATTCACTCTTTCATTCACGTTCACACGTTCACTTGGACTCACCCTGGTGTTTTCCTAACCTAACACCCTGTCTGCTGATAGATCAAGGCTTTATTTTTTGTAGAAATATacctcagctgctgtttgtatgAAGGCTTCTGCAGGATTAGCGTCATGTCAATGTGACTGTCTGCGCTCCATTTATTTCCTCCACGCTATAAATGTCCCTGTTTTTGGCTTGTAAATAGACACCGGTTGAGCTTCAGCTTTGCGGATATGTACTGTGTGAATGGACAGGATAGTGTCAAAAAATGTCATATATGTGCACTTtataatgttttctttttcttttttttttttacaaaaacaaaacactgagttcAGGAAAGGCTTAGACAGTTGGATCTCCTCACATTTCCTTCAACAATAAATTTCAAGGGAAAACACGTCAGCAACACAGTTTATGTCTTATCAGCGTATTTTAACTCTTTGCTGCATGTCTTTATTTGTTGCATTCACTCGCACACTCAgtagtaatttttttaaaaaacttttttttttaaactgtactgTACGCTCGTGCCACTTTAGTGCCACTCCGGCTGCATATCCATGGCACCGTAGAAGCTTTTTCTAGGTTAATGCCTTCTGTGAAGGTTCACTGAAGTCGCCTTAGCTGTTAAAATGTTGTCAGAGCTATATTAATGTGGTTTTAATTGACCTTCATGACGAATCGTATGTTGATTGTTGAAACACTGAGTGCCAGAAAGGGAAAAGGTCTTCACTGAGTGTTAACAAATTCAGCATGTATTTGTGAAGTGTGCACACACCAATTAAACTGACATtgtgaagtaaaaaaaagaacattttttcttcatttcattattGATTTTATTCGAGGATTTAGTCAGAATTATGTATTGatatagttttgtttgtttccgtAATTCATTGATTTGCACATCTTCAAGTATTTATTTCCAGTTTATCaattatatatctatatattttgaatattttttattttcatctttaaagATTTGATCTCATTCTTGACATTCTGCTGTTAGTTTCATTAAAACTAAATTCATGTTTTAACATAGATTCAATcttattcatttaattcattaaaTTGTGAATTTAACCAATTTCATTGAatgatttattcagatttatgttttcattcacatattCACTTAGTTTCAtgtatttctgtctttatttcagttttgttattagccattcattcatttgggacaatttactgaaaaacaaatttgagagaaaaattcagtgttgaaaaaaatacaaatacaactTAAACAACTTTATAAGAATAATATTAAATGCTCACAAAATGtagcaaaaaaaatctaaatacttTTAAACTTTACCTTCAAAAGATTTGACttcatttttgccattttgttgttttattctcTCCACGTGAACCCTCATTTCAGCATACATTTGATCCcattcatttcagctttattatattttcacagcagtttgactttgttttcaatttttttttggttatttatttTAGCAAATAACATCAAAACATGACCTTGTTGTGATAAGTAAGTGTACAGCCATTTATTACCATCAGAGAGATTCATTTTCTTGATGCACTGAAACTTCAAACACAAACTGGAGCTCAGGACGGTCATAGATCTCCTTCCAGGAGCCTAATAAAAAGCACCTGGGTGGAATTCGGTCACCTGAGAAAACAAAGTGAGTGTGTGGGACGACtaaaatgatgataataatgatgatgatgttggGGTTTTGACTCAGATCGACTACTAGAGGATCAGGACGAAGGAGGGCCTCACGACCggatgaagaggagaaggacgacggagacgctgctgttgtgtgtttgcgAGGACGTACGGAGCACATCTCCACCCCGCCCTCTGCTTCTGAGGCCAGTGAGGTCTAATTTCACACAACCCACAGGGTTAGACAGGGATAAGTGTACACTGCATGAGGGACTGCCGTGGCAAGCATGCATTTAATTTCTGCAGAAATACCAGAAAACTAAACTATTCCACGGAAAAGGATTTGAAGCCACGGGTGACCACTTTCACATCTAGCAGTTTGAGACATTTATACCTGTGAAATTGTACGTGTCCAGAAAGTAATCTTCAGTTTCGATTTCTACAGCTTTCTTTCCTGGAAAGTGACAATGATGGATGAACTAGACACAATGTTTTCTTCATCTATGAAGAAGCAGGAACTCCTCGTGTACAACACCTTGATAGATTTTGATGGATTAACAGAATGTGACATATGAAAGGTAAGATGATGCTGAGGTGTAGCTGTCCAGCTAGCTGTGAAATATATGTGCTGTGGAAATCATTTCTTCTTGAAAACAGCTGTTATTTAAATGATCCCCACAAAGGACAGATCATTCAGTTCACTGTCTTTAACTATATTCTTCTGTCATGCAGGCTTTGTCTTCGCAATCATGCATCAATGCATGGttgaaataaaaatcatgaaatgaaaaaaacaaaacaaaacaaaacaatgatagCTTACTTAGCTAAGTAAAACCAGATTCCCAACTTGAGTCGTTTCTTATATCTGAAAATTGAGGCTGCAGGAAACTACTGAGTATTGTAGCAGTATGTAGCCTGAATCTTTTTTCGGCTTTAATTTTTAATGTTGCTTCTGCATTTATCCAACAGCCCTGGAGGTCTAGTTGGTTTAAAATGCTAAATTCTACTTTAAAAATCACAGTAGGTAACATTTCTGCTCTAATCTGGAGCTGAGAGTTAAATAGCCATGGAGGTGGAGGATAAACTAAACCATGCGCAACGGGTATTCTActctggtgactctaaatttaaaatgaacacGTGTAAAATGTACCCTGCATTGCCCCATGTGCAGTTGGGATCGGCTGCAGCCCCTCATGACCCACATTTGGATAAAGCAGTAGTATGAGATGGATGTATGGCTGGAAATTCTCCCACTTATGAAGATATCTGCCAGTATTTCCACTGTTCGGCTATTATCACTCAGGAAAACTAGGTTGCGCCAAAAGTTGTCGGAGTTTAATTGTATTTAGAATACCAA of the Salarias fasciatus chromosome 18, fSalaFa1.1, whole genome shotgun sequence genome contains:
- the mylk4a gene encoding myosin light chain kinase 2, skeletal/cardiac muscle, which gives rise to MSALVINSVDDGKSVGFDLMQNRIESLSSKMDKLINIQQKVLNRLDGMSQDIDDIEKDMENLKVDKEEIHLPPRMMNHTQAVGREVTEICREMSTVMSAVNLRTEQQAQKLEGMEKLVLSMQQVIGFIGKTVKTSRVVELMFKSPAARKGSKLKDHKGKQAIRRKSSSDTVTKKLDKKTTSNKTSKGKQEISPACESRTPQPSHKIKLRGPKHFLASRKCGYFLKDHKGKDGTDKPVLSPKGQKAQKKMKPPDTSDNIPLKKQALLLEEVQKLNRENAEKSGQQLGPGRLGLEAGESPKDQQPDASTSSLLDRPIKKQEEAEVIEDEEVEEAVGEKVEEKKAAVPEIDSKDEEKQRDEEKLKVQAEKQEVRTSPAVAEEKAKASELPEKETPAPRYEEHKHCDRIETTENATASPKDENDHIPEATSANSKSFVTEEHFVVEDHTQSLVAKAEDKEVEKEREEEQREEEEEEEEEEEKRQDDEDDEQKLESEGWAVFKADGVEFKLNLKQRVEGERKENSAENNAEKDEDDGAERYYIDTTSPPAAPFNHRIVSARPSQIRNFYTINWQEVLGGGRFGQVHKCVENSSGLTLAAKIIKARSQKEKEVVKNEIQVMNNLDHANLIQLYAAYESRNDIILVLEYVGGGELFDRIIDENYTLMELDAVVFIRQICEGLQHMHKMSVLHLDLKPENILCVSRVTNKIKIIDFGLARIYKPREKLKVNFGTPEFLAPEVINYDYVSFNTDMWSLGVITYMLLSGLCPFLGDDDNQTLNNILACQWNFEEQEFIDTSEEAKDFISRLLLVNRSWRMGACEALNHPWLSDAVLHHRLYTKKTMCRSRRSSCVPSTDC